One window of Athalia rosae chromosome 4, iyAthRosa1.1, whole genome shotgun sequence genomic DNA carries:
- the LOC105692758 gene encoding dolichol-phosphate mannosyltransferase subunit 3: MTKLMEWAFVATVFFSIWTATITGSIQSPLIEKWRTTILYLPVILIILFGFYAASVVLYRVFTFNNCEEAAAELQEEIKEAKKDLRSKGLLLRED, from the exons ATGACGAAGCTGATGGAATGGGCTTTTGTTGCTACGGTATTCTTTAGTATATGGACTGCCACCATCACTGGAAGCATTCAATCGCCTCTTATAGAGAAATGGCGAACTACAATATTGTATCTACCTGTAATACTGATAATCCTCTTTGGTTTCTATGCTGCTAGTGTTGTTCTTTATCGTGTGTTTACATTCAATAATTGCGAAGAAGCTGCAGCAGAACTTCAAGAG GAAATCAAAGAAGCCAAGAAGGATCTCAGGAGCAAGGGACTTCTGCTTCGGGAAGATTGA
- the LOC105692757 gene encoding uncharacterized protein LOC105692757: MSSDYTADWMRVENTVNDRMMDDSLLHTLEEKTKVRRRTKLLNKKLKRYWNLSNYKRFEVITKLVSKECPSDDDTDDDLGLTHEDYKLIYNNKPKSELRIVLRSFVKAPQKKRPQKPTMKKSASTKSKIRKKAPSHRSRKKSAVKNQKTLVQTTLMSYKLRSDKVTTVNQSNSQVESQAISNDPTSEAPSTSLSTTNKPQIPLGRDTTNQYDLPQDLNVRRQLFRETSTEPLISGYTQNESINTSEINSNSESELPDPIEKSMVEYSCTKTSIDELQCDVTKALNGTVIIESKAQDSHDQVPKKCNSSASDPDHNNASSLELHCTKLTETSNSNLLENNLETEDEIIPPEENLSHQIDNDKCTECSSQDSGNNSLSDADPSIDDDETTSAINNNENDHHQYSEITNTVQSKYQSNVLETEVQHEKFVANEKSSEKRAFNDQTNNVLEVSKECNKLELDLPSGIPEDNCTNKLKIRTIERFDKGCRIFNRCKLQEHEQCTSICTPNHKIANDSCNTMDLDETSKNEQQSNSSQLHERNSFCLYDINQSNDSMSDEDMLFVECMENESGMEVDGLSNRNKYSRECVSPENGLKDSNQSFSPINSADYEDKNSLKAQLLQEIDKRLRESIHLKNDKMSQSLSHEMNRFVEGDNIMGLSKKKRQDDNQVINNCSSIERNPLPECESFRNSDAPKTTSQGLIVSTNMVESGETPKFTYTKRRISSCNVDNSSENSKRPQKQPCLRQSINKESEPISHKHRSSEAILAGHSQSENNDNSITTNEKCSKASPYKSKRIPRPKDLQQFLNIEALVPETNKSHFRLKDIKDDDEIWIMEVPKTIHPRDLIDQSILLGGNTELEVGNDSYVISSLPSKKIRNISYVFPTSKHKNQYEFVNIESKGRIKFHQKISTMCETELISSKSEAVPFPKNIKIRHPLFGAADQNVV; this comes from the exons ATGAGTTCAGATTACACTGCCGATTGGATGAGAGTTGAAAATACCGTCAATGATAGAATGATGGATGACTCCTTGCTTCACACattggaagagaaaacgaaagtcAGAAGAAGAACCAAACTGCTCAACAAGAAGTTGAAGAGGTATTGGAATTTATCTAATTACAAACGATTCGAGGTGATTACCAAATTGGTTTCCAAGGAGTGTCCAAGCGACGATGACACTGATGATGATCTTGGTTTGACTCATGAGGactataaattaatttataataacaaaCCCAAGTCCGAATTACGAATAGTACTTCGATCATTTGTGAAAGCGCCACAAAAAAAGAGACCACAAAAACCTACTATGAAAAAATCAGCAAGTACCAAATCTaaaatacgtaaaaaagcTCCATCTCACAggagtcgaaaaaaatccgcagtgaaaaatcagaagaCCCTTGTACAGACAACACTTATGTCCTACAAACTCAGATCTGATAAAGTCACAACTGTGAACCAGAGTAACTCACAAGTCGAGTCACAAGCTATTTCGAATGATCCAACATCAGAAGCACCCAGCACATCTTTGTCAACAACAAATAAGCCACAGATTCCCCTAGGCAGAGATACAACAAATCAATATGATTTGCCTCAAGATCTCAATGTGAGAAGACAACTTTTTAGGGAAACAAGTACTGAGCCATTAATTTCTGGTTACACACAAAATGAGTCAATTAATACTTCTGAGATTAATTCTAATTCTGAAAGTGAGCTGCCTGATCCAATCGAAAAGAGCATGGTAGAATATTCTTGTACTAAAACATCAATTGATGAGCTGCAATGTGATGTGACTAAAGCATTAAATGGGACTGTAATAATTGAAAGTAAAGCACAAGATTCTCATGATCAGGTGCCCAAGAAGTGTAATTCAAGTGCTAGTGATCCAGATCACAACAATGCATCTAGTTTGGAGTTACACTGTACAAAACTCACAGAAACAAGTAATTCAAATTTGCTGGAGAATAATTTAGAGACTGAGGATGAAATAATTCCACCTGAAGAGAATTTATCCCATCAAATCGACAATGATAAATGTACTGAATGTTCAAGTCAAGATTCTGGAAATAACAGTCTGTCTGATGCAGACCCCTCAATTGATGACGATGAGACCACTTCTGCGAttaacaataatgaaaatgaccaCCATCAGTATAGTGAAATTACAAATACAGTTCAGTCAAAGTATCAGTCGAATGTTTTAGAAACAGAAGTTCaacatgaaaaatttgtgGCCAATGAAAAGTCATCTGAAAAAAGAGCATTTAATGATCAGACGAATAACGTATTGGAGGTTTCTAAAGAATGTAATAAGTTAGAACTTGATCTTCCATCTGGAATTCCTGAAGACAATTGCacaaataaactaaaaatacGTACAATTGAACGTTTTGACAAAGGTTGCAGAATATTCAACAGATGTAAATTACAGGAGCATGAACAATGCACGTCTATCTGTACACCAAACCACAAAATTGCAAATGACTCCTGTAACACTATGGATCTAGATGAAACATCCAAAAATGAGCAGCAGTCAAACTCCAGCCAGTTGCATGAACGGAATAGCTTTTGTTTATATGACATTAATCAGTCAAATGATTCAATGAGCGATGAAGATATGTTATTTGTTGAATGTATGGAAAACGAATCAGGTATGGAAGTTGATGGGTTATCAAATCGCAATAAATACTCTAGAGAATGTGTGTCACCTGAGAATGGATTAAAGGATTCAAATCAATCTTTTTCACCGATTAATTCTGCTGATTACGAAGACAAAAACTCTCTCAAAGCACAATTACTACAGGAAATTGATAAACGATTAAGAGAAAGCATACATTTGAAGAATGATAAAATGTCACAAAGTCTATCGCATGAAATGAACAGATTTGTGGAAGGTGATAATATTATGGGTTTGTCCAAGAAGAAGAGGCAGGATGATAATCAAGTAATCAATAATTGTTCATCAATAGAAAGAAATCCGTTGCCTGAATGCGAGTCCTTTAGAAACTCCGATGCTCCAAAAACTACATCTCAAGGTTTGATCGTATCCACAAATATGGTGGAGTCAGGAGAAACACCAAAATTTACTTACACAAAGCGCCGAATTTCAAGCTGCAACGTAGACAACTCGTCTGAAAACTCCAAACGTCCACAGAAGCAACCTTGCTTAAGACAAAGTATAAATAAAGAATCAGAACCTATTTCACACAAGCATCGTTCTTCAGAAGCCATATTGGCTGGCCATTCACAATCAGAAAACAATGACAATTCAATtactacgaatgaaaaatgctcAAAGGCATCTCCCTATAAGTCTAAAAGGATACCCAGGCCAAAAGAT TTACAACAGTTCTTGAATATCGAAGCATTGGTACCTGAAACTAACAAGTCTCATTTCAGACTAAAAGATATcaaagatgatgatgaaatcTGGATAATGGAAGTGCCAAAAACA ATTCATCCCCGAGATCTCATTGATCAATCTATATTACTTGGAGGAAATACTGAGCTTGAAGTTGGAAATGATTCCTACGTAATTTCTAGTCTACCTAGCAAGAAAATTCGTAATATATCATACGTCTTTCCAACAAGCAAGCACAAAAATCAATACGAATTCG TAAATATTGAATCGAAAGGTCGTATTAAGTTCCATCAGAAGATATCTACTATGTGTGAAACAGAGTTGATTTCTTCCAAATCAGAAGCTGTACCGTTCCCAAAAAATATTAAGATCAGGCATCCATTGTTTGGTGCGGCTGATCAGAATGTAGTTTGA
- the LOC105692695 gene encoding osmotic avoidance abnormal protein 3-like, which produces MSESVKVALRCRPMSVRELQEGCRSILHVDSATKGCTLENPMCIGGAGGGGGGKMFQFDAVFDPSVSTEVVYEQVGSPIVEAVLDGYNGTVFAYGQTGCGKSFTMRGVVERSLEHLFEATSTSSSETRYLALLSYLEIYNERLRDLLRDGDGDGGVSLLQLKEDPTKGTYVAGGLREVTVKDAAECTRLLEQGDNRRAAAATKMNAASSRSHAVLTLALEAIAINDKQNTAVRKGMLHLVDLAGSERQGRTGATGERLKEAASINLSLSALGNVISALAAGNGRHVPYRDSKLTRLLRDSLGGNARTLMIACVSPSDIDADETLSTLRYAARARCIKNKPVVNEDPKDALLRQYQLELQRLRKLLESNDNLQTELIISTHKVDENKDGDTETQDKTTREISYDEEVQRLRKECENSNLSAQRLQEELENLRSRYEGRANGDGPPDPKEATEDDSGLEKRNRKREMAKKEVLKRLEKLTIGGEARGDEEARRRRERRRKRLEALAGALAQSDGTTEGAVEVYGQLKSTEEALKRAMRRSRQLEAENADLQASWDAERRDLLRRELLATQLCDAMIPYLRPGCPLRDIEAVRAAASWCEELSRWRLPDISPRIPLPPPSLSQPVREQEGKPSSGTQPDHNNNDNNNNTVNDAKPQDIADAYFRRSRVDALLAHAREAKNRIGERNAKQNQEYTGRQSKSGGSGESGIGANSYLQLNALNLQSSAPPIPASISTDSASKQFSNSQFFGRTALSCNWLLDDVNSKPIDSNQGSATIELKKMPPRILEALPSYPLRRVRLSPTPVAVCSPRHELDSSLRPHHARSPTY; this is translated from the exons ATGAGCGAGTCCGTCAAAGTCGCATTGAGATGCCGGCCGATGTCCGTCCGCGAGTTACAAGAAGGATGTCGg aGTATACTTCACGTAGACTCGGCAACGAAGGGGTGCACCCTAGAGAACCCGATGTGCATCGGCGGggcgggaggaggaggaggaggaaagatGTTCCAATTTGATGCAGTATTTGACCCGAGTGTATCGACGGAAGTTGTGTACGAGCAAGTTGGTTCGCCTATAGTAGAAGCGGTTCTCGATGGTTACAATGGGACGGTGTTTGCCTACGGGCAAACTGGCTGCGGTAAATCCTTCACGATGCGAGGAGTCGTCGAACGAAGTTTGGAGCACCTGTTCGAGGCGACTTCAACGTCATCATCGGAAACGCGTTACCTCGCGCTGTTGAGCTATCTTGAAATATATAACGAAAGACTTAGGGATCTTCTTCGGGATGGAGACGGCGACGGTGGCGTAAGTTTACTCCAACTCAAAGAAGATCCTACGAAAGGTACCTACGTCGCCGGTGGGCTTAGGGAAGTTACTGTCAAAGATGCGGCGGAATGCACTCGACTTTTGGAACAAGGTGATAATAGGAGAGCCGCTGCAGCGACCAAGATGAACGCCGCAAGCTCAAGAAGTCACGCTGTCCTCACACTTGCTTTAGAAGCGATCGCGATTAACGACAAACAAAATACCGCGGTCCGAAAAGGCATGCTTCATCTGGTAGACCTCGCAGGTTCTGAAAGACAGGGGAGAACAGGAGCAACGGGAGAAAGACTGAAAGAAGCAGCGAGTATAAATCTGAGCTTGTCAGCTTTGGGGAATGTGATCAGTGCGTTGGCCGCTGGAAATGGAAGACACGTTCCTTACAGGGACAGTAAACTCACGAGACTCCTTCGTGACAGTTTGGGTGGAAATGCGAGAACTCTGATGATCGCTTGCGTAAGTCCAAGCGACATCGACGCCGATGAAACTCTGAGCACTTTGAGGTACGCTGCTAGGGCGAGGTGTATAAAAAACAAGCCCGTCGTCAATGAGGACCCCAAAGACGCCCTGTTGCGACAATATCAATTGGAATTACAACGGCTCAGGAAACTACTGGAATCGAATGACAATCTGCAGACAGAATTGATCATCAGTACACATAAGGTAGACGAAAATAAGGACGGGGATACTGAAACGCAAGATAAAACAACGCGAGAAATTTCATACGATGAGGAAGTACAGAGATTAAGAAAGGAGTGCGAAAACTCGAATCTGTCGGCACAGCGACTCCAGGAGGAACTCGAAAACCTGCGGTCGCGATACGAG GGTCGAGCCAACGGAGACGGCCCACCGGATCCAAAAGAAGCCACGGAGGATGACAGCGGACTCGAGAAGAGaaatcgaaaacgagaaatggCTAAGAAGGAGGTCTTGAAGAGGCTTGAGAAGCTGACGATCGGTGGCGAAGCCCGAGGTGACGAAGAAGCTCGTAGAAGGCGAGAGCGTCGTCGAAAAAGACTGGAAGCTTTAGCCGGAGCCTTGGCGCAGAGCGATGGAACTACGGAAGGTGCGGTGGAGGTCTACGGTCAATTAAAATCGACGGAAGAAGCGCTGAAGAGAGCAATGCGGAGGAGTCGACAGTTGGAAGCTGAAAATGCGGATCTGCAGGCGTCTTGGGACGCCGAAAGACGCGATCTACTTCGTCGAGAACTCCTGGCCACCCAGCTATGCGACGCAATGATTCCGTATTTGAGACCAGGGTGCCCGTTGAGGGATATCGAGGCTGTGAGGGCCGCAGCTTCTTGGTGCGAAGAACTTTCGCGATGGCGTTTGCCCGACATTTCTCCTCGAATTCCGCTACCGCCACCCTCGTTATCTCAACCTGTTCGGGAACAGGAGGGCAAACCTTCTTCTGGTACACAACCAGACCACAACAATAacgacaacaataacaacacgGTCAACGATGCTAAACCCCAAGATATCGCGGACGCATATTTCCGAAGAAGTAGAGTTGACGCGCTGCTTGCCCACGCCAGAGAAGCTAAAAATCGGATCG GTGAACGCAACGCAAAGCAAAATCAGGAATACACTGGTCGTCAGAGTAAATCTGGTGGATCTGGCGAATCAGGTATCGGAGCCAACAGCTACCTGCAATTGAACGCATTGAATTTACAGAGCAGCGCTCCGCCGATTCCCGCCTCAATTTCTACTGATTCAGCGAGCAAACAATTCAGCAACTCTCAATTCTTTGGGCGTACAGCACTGTCCTGCAACTGGCTCCTCGATGATGTGAATTCCAAACCAATTGACTCTAACCAGGGATCAGCCACGATTGAACTCAAGAAAATGCCACCCAGAATACTCGAGGCTCTACCTTCCTATCCACTGAGGAGGGTGAGACTCTCTCCGACCCCTGTAGCTGTTTGCTCGCCGAGGCACGAATTAGATTCAAGCCTTCGCCCTCATCATGCTCGATCACCAACATATTGA
- the LOC105692698 gene encoding cytochrome c oxidase assembly factor 7 homolog: MAYDLKNKEEVELYLKNLNIEYKFGCLSEKNPEVCHLLGDFLESINKDFKGAAQTYKENCDERKYALSCRKYGNYAFIGKGLDKELWAESYDYLTKGCDLGDQLSCLNAGVVSTTTEKDGKPVEPMDFKKGITLLERSCTEHGLERACFYLSSVYLQGVPGHVERNFEEAYRVSVKGCELGNPQACAYASLMTRRGDGVEANPDLAEAFKQRALALQKALRNAKHIPFQQGAGS, from the exons ATGGCATATGACTtgaaaaataaggaagaaGTAGAACTATacctaaaaaatttgaacatcgAATACAAATTCGGATGTCtgtcagaaaaaaatccagaGG TGTGTCATCTACTCGGAGATTTCCTAGAGAGTATAAATAAAGACTTCAAGGGAGCAGCACAGACTTATAAAGAAAACTGCGACGAACGAAAGTATGCACTCAGTTGTCGAAAGTATGGAAATTACGCTTTCATAG GTAAAGGTTTGGACAAGGAGTTATGGGCTGAAAGCTATGACTACCTGACCAAGGGGTGCGACTTGGGTGATCAACTATCTTGCTTGAATGCAGGAGTTGTGTCTACTACAACAGAAAAAGATGGAAAGCCAGTTGAGCCCATGGATTTTAAAAAGGGTATCACATTGCTTGAGAGGAGCTGCACTGAACATGGACTAGAAAGAGCATGTTTCTATCTATCGAGTGTTTATTTACAAGGAGTACCAGGTCACGTTGAACGAAACTTTGAAGAAGCTTATAGAGTATCAGTAAAAGGCTGCGAACTTGGCAACCCACAAGCCTGTGCCTATGCATCTCTAATGACCAGGCGCGGAGACGGGGTGGAGGCAAATCCTGATCTAGCCGAAGCTTTTAAGCAAAGAGCACTCGCTTTACAAAAAGCGTTACGAAATGCCAAACATATACCATTTCAACAAGGAGCTGGTAgctaa
- the LOC105692697 gene encoding GILT-like protein 1, with protein MRRCNLKSHISMGYYLVIVAAIIAVCKSDQYVSTPSSSSSDTVRVHIYYEALCYDSIQFIKHQLIPTFRDLGDYLHITYVPYGKATHEKVTGSDGVSKWRFTCQHGSQECYGNKAQACGIDDILTNSASSDQQRELVAFVGCVMSASYPSNAVPGCLESLGVSASRRSSINDCITSTKGDDLLAAYGDRTHAVDPIVTFVPTIILNGQYSDENQRNAINNFKRTVCRQLAAENKPSTCE; from the exons ATGAGGCGGTGTAACTTAAAATCCCACATTAGCATGGGCTATTATTTGGTAATAGTCGCGGCTATCATCGCCGTCTGCAAATCG gATCAGTACGTGAGCACCCCAAGTTCAAGTTCATCGGATACGGTCCGCGTTCACATTTACTACGAAGCCCTTTGCTACGACAGCATTCAGTTCATCAAACATCAATTGATTCCGACATTCCGAGACCTCGGTGATTATTTACACATCACCTACGTTCCTTACGGCAAAGCTACG cACGAGAAGGTGACAGGATCGGACGGAGTTTCCAAATGGCGTTTTACTTGCCAACACGGATCCCAAGAATGTTACGGAAACAAAGCTCAGGCTTGTGGTATAGATGACATCTTGACGAATTCCGCTAGTTCGGACCAACAACGAGAACTGGTTGCTTTTGTTGGCTGCGTTATGTCGGCCTCATATCCTTCGAACGCTGTTCCTGGG TGTCTCGAGAGTCTGGGCGTTAGTGCAAGTCGAAGATCGTCGATCAATGATTGCATCACTTCCACAAAAGGAGACGATTTGCTAGCTGCCTACGGCGACAGAACTCACGCGGTCGATCCCATCGTGACATTTGTTCCAACAATTATTCTGAACGGG CAATACAGTGATGAGAATCAGAGAAACGCGATCAACAACTTCAAAAGAACTGTCTGCCGTCAGCTAGCCGCAGAAAATAAACCATCTACTTGCGAGTAG
- the LOC105692696 gene encoding uncharacterized protein LOC105692696: MHLEKYGSTADEEHRRAIQDDFQRSNGSLNSQTCWGSSVSEASSLSPLLLSPRDSTDWDQYGTTLQYTCFPYPSTPTAPPRPDSATDAIPSWCSLYGESDDATTDTSPSTPKHKLPSMGTAFSRSFYPSNVQGSASYANNYNGNNGSQLYNNNGHQEQNIANVTDEFDLSLIRGDPTSLLGGNGSSPPCPAPYLDDLQEELDPFAGFNNSCYAVGHLVSSPPTPLSHGTSTTNSTYYQNRGHINGITSNSNNCLLEEVILAENSNQIVLPQDEGLLLASERECDFQPLSPTVTDTIKLEATPIGCPLTEDSSFGLTYQCRWLDCGCAFPEQASLVRHIERRHVESSSSGAHSHSKRMQRDSTSGETGAVVTNAPQDEFACLWEGCPRARPFNARYKLLIHMRVHSGEKPNKCPFAGCKKAFSRLENLKIHQRSHTGERPYACQHRGCSKAFSNSSDRAKHQRTHYDTKPYACQVSGCGKRYTDPSSLRKHVKNHSESGPGSSSGRGSTGSQSCKSSSSRNSTSSQRIQQKSTAAVTVGTGATSIPSGTMFRTRTSQDSELNIMNGRYEDEELLLSTAICGEERIPTPFDERHNEYIPFESVRRFLIGDATHVEVTDATVYTEGDVTDFQELGSDIEQQFLELSNLDDSVFIGG; this comes from the exons aTGCACCTTGAAAAATACGGTAGCACCGCCGACGAGGAACATCGTCGCGCTATTCAGgacgattttcaacgatcCAACGGATCGTTGAACAGTCAAACCTGCTGGGGATCCTCGGTCAGCGAGGCCAGCAGTTTGTCTCCCTTGTTGCTCAGCCCCAGAGATTCCACCGACTGGGACCAGTACGGAACTACCCTCCAGTACACCTGTTTTCCGTATCCCTCGACCCCCACGGCTCCGCCACGTCCCGATAGTGCCACAGACGCGATTCCGAGCTGGTGCAGCCTCTACGGGGAGTCCGATGACGCGACGACCGACACATCTCCTTCTACCCCGAAACACAAACTTCCGTCAATGGGTACCGCGTTCTCCAGATCGTTTTACCCCAGTAACGTGCAAGGCTCGGCAAGCTACGCGAATAACTACAACGGCAATAACGGTTCACAGTTGTACAACAACAACGGCCACCAGGAACAGAACATCGCGAATGTTACCGACGAGTTCGACTTGAGTCTTATTCGAGGCGATCCAACTTCGTTGCTCGGTGGAAATGGGTCCTCACCACCCTGTCCAGCGCCGTATTTGGACGATCTTCAGGAGGAGTTGGATCCTTTCGCTGGTTTCAATAACTCGTGTTACGCGGTTGGACATTTAGTGTCATCGCCACCCACTCCGTTGTCCCATggcacgtcgacgacgaattcAACGTATTATCAGAACAGAGGACATATCAACGGAATTACGTCGAACTCGAACAATTGTCTCCTCGAAGAAGTTATACTCGCTGAGAACAGCAACCAAATCGTCCTGCCCCAGGACGAGGGACTTCTTCTCGCCAGTGAAAGAGAGTGCGATTTTCAGCCTTTGTCACCGACGGTTACGGATACCATCAAACTGGAAGCTACTCCGATTG GTTGTCCTTTGACGGAGGATTCGTCCTTCGGGCTGACCTACCAATGTCGTTGGCTGGACTGCGGCTGTGCTTTTCCGGAACAGGCGAGTCTGGTGCGACACATTGAAAGGCGACACGTCGAATCATCTTCGTCCGGAGCTCACAGTCATAGTAAAAGAATGCAGCGGGATTCAACTTCCGGTGAAACGGGCGCCGTTGTGACAAATGCTCCTCAGGACGAATTCGCTTGTCTTTGGGAAGGTTGTCCACGTGCTCGACCTTTCAATGCCAGATACAAACTGCTCATTCATATGCGAGTTCACAGCGGCGAAAAACCCAACAAGTGTCCG TTCGCAGGTTGTAAAAAGGCGTTCTCCAGGCTGGAGAATTTGAAGATCCATCAAAGATCGCACACTGGTGAAAGACCTTACGCTTGTCAGCACAGGGGATGTTCGAAAGCTTTCAGTAACAGCAGCGACAGAGCCAAACACCAAAGAACGCACTACGATACG AAACCATACGCGTGTCAAGTAAGCGGTTGTGGAAAACGTTACACGGATCCATCGAGTCTACGTAAGCACGTCAAAAATCATTCGGAATCCGGTCCAGGGTCATCGAGTGGTAGAGGATCGACTGGAAGTCAGTCTTGTAAGTCATCATCTTCGCGCAACTCGACTTCCTCCCAACGGATTCAACAAAAATCAACTGCAGCAGTGACTGTAGGAACGGGAGCTACCAGTATTCCGTCAGGTACGATGTTCCGAACGAGAACTTCGCAGGATTCAGAGCTCAATATTATGAACGGTCGTTACGAGGACGAGGAACTGCTTCTGTCGACTGCAATCTGCGGAGAGGAACGAATTCCGACCCCCTTTGACGAACGTCACAACGAGTACATCCCTTTTGAATCTGTGCGAAGATTTTTAATCGGGGACGCAACTCATGTGGAAGTCACCGATGCCACTG TTTACACCGAAGGCGATGTAACGGATTTTCAGGAACTCGGGTCGGACATTGAACAGCAATTTCTGGAACTGAGTAATCTGGATGACTCTGTATTCATCGGAGGATAG